GAGTACTTATCCCTAAGCTAAGTAAAATTAATACAAAAGAAAATCCTTGAAGTATTTGAATTATTAGTGAATAGATAAAAGGATAAAAACTAAATTCTTTGAAAAAATTTTTTTGAATAAAATAAAGAATAATAGGGGAGAGTATTAAAACTATTAAAAATAGATATTTAAATGAAGATAAACTTATTAAACATCCAATTAATACAAAAATAGCAAAAAGTCCAGAGATTCTGTCAATTAAGAGAGCTTTTATAATTTTAGTATAAGTTTGATTATATGCTTTTTGAAACTTATAAGATTTATATGCATCTCCTCCAATTCCACCAGGAAGCAAGGTATTATAAAACATTCCAACATAATAAAGCATTATCTGTTTTTTTAGGGTTGGTGTTACATTGATGTTTTTTAAATATTTATGAATTCTTAATGCAGAGATTATTTGAGAGAGATTAAAAAAAATAAAAGCTAAAAAAAGAAGCAGTGGATAATTAATTTGTATTGTTTTTACTTTGTTTAAATCAATTTTATTAAAAATTATTAAAAAAGCAGATACTATAAATATAATTTTTACAATTAATTTTATACTTTTCACTTTTTATTTTTCACTTGTAATAATTTCTTTTATTACATAAGGTTTTTTACCTTGGCTTTCATAATATGTCCTAATCATAATTTCAGCTAAAAACCCGGTTGTAATTAATTGGATACCACCTAAAATAAACATAGTTCCAAGCGTTAAAAGAGGTCTATTTCCAATATTTTCTCCAAATAGTTTTAAAATACATAAATATAAATCAATAATAAATCCTAAACTAAACATTATAAAACCAACCGTTCCAAAAAAGTGCATAGGTTTTTGACCAAATCTTTGCATAAATACAAGATACATTAAATCACTAATTACTTTAAAAATCCTATTAAATCCATATTTACTTTTTCCAAATTTTCTTTCGTGATGTTTTACAGGTATTTCTGTTATTTTAGC
This Caminibacter mediatlanticus TB-2 DNA region includes the following protein-coding sequences:
- a CDS encoding lysylphosphatidylglycerol synthase transmembrane domain-containing protein, producing MKSIKLIVKIIFIVSAFLIIFNKIDLNKVKTIQINYPLLLFLAFIFFNLSQIISALRIHKYLKNINVTPTLKKQIMLYYVGMFYNTLLPGGIGGDAYKSYKFQKAYNQTYTKIIKALLIDRISGLFAIFVLIGCLISLSSFKYLFLIVLILSPIILYFIQKNFFKEFSFYPFIYSLIIQILQGFSFVLILLSLGISTHLIDFLILFYISSIISVIPISIGGVGLRELTFLYGLSLLNLDPTIGVVGAFLFFIISLISSAFGIIFIKGVENV